The Paenibacillus sp. FSL R7-0345 DNA segment TGGCGATGCATTCAGCATCACCGGTACGGGATTGGAAGAGTTTAAACATATTCAGAAGAAGCTTCAAGTAGTATGCTCTGAGGTGCTTACTCCGGCTCAAGCAGCGGCAAAAGCCTAAGGCCGTTTCCGGCTTGGGGCGAGCGCAGGCCATAGGAGTTTATGCAGGAATGTGAAACGTTTATACAAGCAATGAGCAGCGTCAGTATCAGGGCGGACTTCCGCCCGGTGTGGCGCTTTTTGTCATGTTCAGGCTGGCCGGGAATATCAGGACGGCTGATTTTCTGTTCTGCTCGGGAAATCCTTACATATCATGTATACTTATATAGAATCGAAAGGGGACGGATAGGGTGTATATGTGCGGCGGAATGACTCCGGTGTTGCGGGGAACAAGAATAGAGCTGCAGGCAATTGCTGCTCCTCATGCGGCAGCACTGTATGAGATCTGGACTCATCCGGCCGTTGGCCCTTGGCTCAATGCCCCGCAGCTGGCCTCGGCCGCTGATGCTGAACAGCTGATTGAGCTGCTGCTGCAAATGTCCCGGGAGGAAGAAAGCCTGCGCTGGAGTATCGCTCTGCAGGGCGGCAGGATCATCGGCAGCTGCGGCTTTAACCAGTGGCAGCTGGCTGGAGCATTCCGGGGAGAGATCGGCTGCGAGCTGTCGCCTGCCTTTTGGGGTCAGGGTTATATGCGGGAAGCCATGGAGCTTATACTGGACTTCGGCTTCGGCACAATGGGGCTCAACCGGATCGAAGCCTTATGCCATCCCGGCAATGTCCGGGCAGCAGGGTTGTTCAGTGGGCTGGGCTTTTCACAGGAAGGGCTGCTGCGCCAATACCGGCATACCGGTGCCGGTTTTCAGGACGCGGTGCTGTTTGCCCTGCTTCGCAGTGACAGACAGAAGCGGCTTGCAGGAATGATTTGAGACAAAACAAAGAGAGGATCTGGATTTCATTGAGTACACCAGGAGCAACAGAGCGCAAGCTTATTTTAACCGGGGTCCTGCTGGCTACCTTTTTGGCAGCTATTGAAGGTACCGTTACCGGGCCTGCCGGACCGGCAATCGTCGGCGATTTTCAGGGCATCCAGTGGCTGAGCTGGATTTTTACCGCTTACCTGCTGACTATGGCTGTGACAACGCCGATCTTCGGCAAGCTGAGTGACCTGATTGGCCGCAAGCCGGTATTTCTGGGGGGCGCGGTTGTATTTCTGCTTGGTTCACTGCTGTGCGGAATTTCGCAGAGCATGGGCCAGCTGATCCTGTTCCGGGCCATTCAGGGTATCGGGGCAGGTGCACTTATTCCGATGACTTTTACAATTATTGGAGATATATACAGCATTAAAGAACGGGCTAAGACGCAAGGGCTCCTGAGCTCTGTGTGGGGAATTTCCTCGCTTGTGGGTCCGCTGCTGGGCGGCTATGTGGTGGATTACCTGAGCTGGCGCTGGGTATTTGTGTTTAATCTGCCGTTTGGCCTGCTATCACTTCTG contains these protein-coding regions:
- a CDS encoding GNAT family protein produces the protein MTPVLRGTRIELQAIAAPHAAALYEIWTHPAVGPWLNAPQLASAADAEQLIELLLQMSREEESLRWSIALQGGRIIGSCGFNQWQLAGAFRGEIGCELSPAFWGQGYMREAMELILDFGFGTMGLNRIEALCHPGNVRAAGLFSGLGFSQEGLLRQYRHTGAGFQDAVLFALLRSDRQKRLAGMI